From a region of the Thermodesulfovibrionales bacterium genome:
- a CDS encoding branched-chain amino acid ABC transporter permease, with amino-acid sequence MTSVQVEIFLQTLIAGLLLGGLYALIGLGMTLIMGVMKIINLAHGELMMVAMYIAYWMFVLFRIDPYLSVLIATPLLFFLGIGIQKYLINPVLKAESILPENQVILTVGIGMVLANLATIFFKSDYRSTPVSYATSAFYLSDFWKTSPIELSLSIPWSVSFVIAVVITIGLSLFLGRTDMGRSIRGTAQDPDAALLMGVNVKRMRIVTFGIGSGLVGAAGCLFIPIYYLFPSLGGQFTLIAFVITILGGLGSTMGAIIGGLILGVFESMTATYVGMGWAPVGRFVVFVAALIFLPGGVASLLKRKRLAR; translated from the coding sequence ATGACATCCGTCCAGGTTGAAATCTTTCTTCAGACCCTGATCGCGGGCCTCCTCCTCGGCGGCCTCTATGCCCTGATAGGGCTGGGCATGACCCTCATCATGGGCGTCATGAAGATCATCAACCTCGCCCACGGTGAACTCATGATGGTTGCGATGTATATTGCCTACTGGATGTTCGTGCTCTTTCGCATCGACCCCTATCTTTCAGTCCTTATCGCCACGCCCCTGTTATTCTTTCTCGGCATCGGTATTCAGAAGTACCTGATCAACCCCGTGCTGAAGGCTGAATCGATCCTTCCCGAAAACCAGGTCATCCTGACTGTCGGCATCGGCATGGTTCTCGCTAATCTTGCTACGATCTTTTTCAAGTCCGACTACCGCTCTACCCCTGTCAGTTATGCCACAAGCGCCTTTTACCTGAGTGATTTCTGGAAGACCTCCCCCATTGAGCTTTCCCTGTCGATACCGTGGTCTGTTTCCTTCGTCATTGCCGTCGTCATTACCATAGGTCTCTCGCTCTTCCTCGGCAGAACGGACATGGGCAGATCCATTAGGGGCACTGCACAGGACCCTGATGCTGCGCTCCTTATGGGAGTGAATGTCAAGCGGATGAGGATTGTCACCTTTGGGATCGGTTCAGGGCTTGTCGGCGCAGCAGGATGTCTCTTTATCCCCATCTATTATCTCTTCCCTTCTCTGGGAGGGCAGTTTACCCTTATCGCCTTTGTCATTACGATCCTCGGAGGACTTGGCTCCACGATGGGGGCAATTATCGGAGGTCTCATCCTTGGGGTCTTTGAGTCGATGACAGCCACCTACGTCGGCATGGGATGGGCGCCGGTGGGGAGGTTTGTCGTCTTTGTGGCGGCCCTCATATTCCTCCCGGGTGGTGTGGCATCTCTCTTGAAGCGGAAGAGGCTGGCCAGATGA
- a CDS encoding branched-chain amino acid ABC transporter permease produces the protein MKQYLPITALVLLAALPLTGLSSYMMHILILVIMWSTIGMAWNLLGGYCGQVSFGHAAYFGVGAYTAGILYTKSGLSPWWGVPLSVFVVALFAFVLGFIVLRLRGPFFALATLASGEVMRVTAENWVDFTGGTLGIMIQERTWVEKIWYFYIVLAIAAVTFFLVKKLIESKLGYYFVAIREDQDAAESLGINTTLYKTLALCISGVLTGIAGAFYTNYMGYIDPHVAFALHDISIITIMIVMVGGVATYWGPFVGAIIMVLLAELIRSIPGLGVAYQTFFGILLIIIIIFLPNGIVGDYRKLKGLVGMGRTLS, from the coding sequence ATGAAACAGTATCTCCCGATCACCGCACTTGTGCTTTTGGCGGCCCTGCCCCTGACCGGACTGAGCAGCTATATGATGCATATTTTGATCCTCGTCATTATGTGGTCGACGATCGGCATGGCCTGGAACCTCCTTGGCGGATACTGCGGCCAGGTCTCTTTCGGCCATGCGGCATACTTTGGCGTTGGCGCCTATACAGCCGGTATCCTCTATACGAAATCCGGCCTCTCCCCGTGGTGGGGAGTTCCCCTGAGCGTTTTCGTTGTAGCCCTCTTTGCCTTTGTCCTCGGCTTCATCGTCCTCAGACTGAGGGGGCCCTTCTTCGCCCTTGCCACCCTTGCAAGCGGTGAGGTCATGCGAGTCACTGCAGAGAACTGGGTCGATTTCACCGGTGGCACCCTGGGAATCATGATCCAGGAGCGGACATGGGTTGAGAAGATATGGTATTTCTATATTGTCCTCGCCATTGCGGCAGTGACATTCTTCCTGGTAAAGAAGCTGATAGAGTCAAAACTCGGGTACTACTTTGTGGCGATAAGGGAAGATCAGGATGCTGCTGAATCTCTCGGCATCAACACGACCCTATACAAGACACTGGCCTTATGCATCAGCGGCGTCCTCACCGGGATTGCAGGCGCCTTTTATACCAATTATATGGGGTATATCGATCCTCATGTGGCCTTTGCCCTCCATGACATATCAATCATCACTATTATGATCGTCATGGTGGGAGGTGTTGCGACATACTGGGGACCCTTTGTGGGAGCCATAATCATGGTGTTACTCGCTGAGCTCATACGCTCCATCCCCGGCCTCGGAGTGGCTTATCAGACCTTTTTTGGAATTTTGCTCATCATCATCATCATCTTTTTGCCGAACGGCATCGTAGGTGATTATCGAAAGCTGAAAGGGCTTGTCGGCATGGGGAGGACACTTTCATGA
- a CDS encoding ABC transporter ATP-binding protein has protein sequence MSLLDVKNVSVHFGGLAAISNVSFEVRKGDIVGLIGPNGAGKTTMFNVINGFYNPTEGKVFFKDRKISGLKPHQICQMGVARTFQVVKPLQRMTVLDNVVASAFLRVTTRAQAEEIAVETTKFTGLHDDRDVISKGLPLGKRKKLEIARALATQPEMILLDESFAGLNPAELDESIEIIGKIKARGITIMIIEHHMKVIMAISDRIVVLSYGEKLAEGTPKEIGSNPAVVEAYLGEAEGA, from the coding sequence ATGAGCCTCCTCGACGTAAAGAACGTTTCGGTGCATTTCGGAGGCCTTGCCGCAATAAGCAACGTCTCCTTCGAGGTCAGGAAGGGAGACATCGTCGGACTCATCGGACCGAACGGAGCCGGGAAGACGACAATGTTCAATGTGATCAACGGTTTCTACAACCCCACAGAGGGCAAGGTCTTTTTCAAGGACAGGAAGATATCCGGTCTGAAACCGCATCAGATCTGTCAGATGGGAGTCGCAAGGACCTTTCAGGTGGTGAAACCCTTGCAGAGGATGACCGTCCTCGATAATGTCGTCGCCTCAGCCTTCCTGAGGGTAACGACGAGGGCCCAGGCCGAAGAGATAGCCGTCGAAACGACAAAGTTCACCGGTCTTCATGATGACAGGGATGTGATATCAAAGGGACTCCCCCTTGGGAAACGAAAGAAGCTCGAGATTGCAAGGGCCCTAGCAACGCAGCCCGAGATGATCCTGCTTGATGAGTCCTTTGCAGGACTGAACCCTGCCGAGCTCGATGAATCCATAGAGATCATAGGGAAGATCAAGGCGAGGGGAATAACCATTATGATCATCGAACATCATATGAAGGTCATCATGGCCATCTCCGACAGGATTGTCGTCTTGAGTTATGGAGAGAAATTGGCGGAAGGGACGCCGAAGGAGATCGGGAGCAATCCTGCTGTTGTGGAGGCCTATCTTGGAGAGGCTGAAGGTGCTTGA
- a CDS encoding ABC transporter ATP-binding protein, with protein sequence MERLKVLEIKNVDVFYGDVQVIWDVTFEVKRGEIVALIGANGAGKSTTLKTISGIVRPARGEIIFDGTVITRTEPYKLIGMGLALCPEARKLFVEMTVEENLDMGSLRGEAKRQRRKTKEMVFELFPRLSERRRQLAGTLSGGEQQMVAIGRGLMALPKLLMFDEPSLGLAPILVREIFNVIKKIRQEGTTVLLVEQNTKQTLSLSDRAFVLESGRISLQGAGQALLNDEHVKKAYLGV encoded by the coding sequence TTGGAGAGGCTGAAGGTGCTTGAGATAAAGAATGTCGATGTCTTTTATGGTGATGTCCAGGTGATCTGGGACGTTACTTTTGAGGTGAAAAGGGGCGAGATTGTTGCGCTCATCGGCGCAAACGGGGCAGGCAAGTCAACGACTCTGAAGACGATCTCCGGGATCGTACGTCCTGCAAGAGGAGAGATAATTTTTGACGGGACTGTGATTACCAGAACCGAACCCTATAAACTCATAGGGATGGGATTGGCCCTCTGCCCCGAAGCGAGGAAACTCTTCGTAGAGATGACCGTTGAAGAAAACCTCGACATGGGCTCGTTAAGGGGGGAAGCAAAGAGACAGAGACGGAAGACGAAGGAGATGGTCTTTGAGCTCTTTCCGAGGCTCAGTGAACGGAGGAGACAGCTTGCCGGTACCTTGAGCGGCGGGGAGCAGCAGATGGTCGCCATAGGGAGGGGGCTTATGGCACTGCCAAAGCTTCTGATGTTCGATGAACCTTCTCTCGGACTTGCACCGATACTGGTGCGGGAGATCTTCAATGTTATAAAAAAGATACGGCAGGAAGGAACGACGGTCCTTCTCGTTGAGCAGAACACAAAGCAGACCCTTTCATTATCCGACAGGGCCTTTGTCCTGGAGAGCGGCAGAATAAGCCTCCAGGGGGCAGGGCAAGCATTACTCAATGACGAGCACGTGAAGAAGGCCTATCTTGGGGTATGA
- a CDS encoding CBS and ACT domain-containing protein → MFVSDWMTKKVYTIGVDDSISDAIMIMKEKGIKHLPVLKDDKLKGIISDGDIKEFSPSKATSLDIYELHYLLAVTKVKEAMKVKVFTTTPETPVEEAAMVMHDENIGCLPVLDQGRLVGIISDRDIYRVLVDITGVRHGGHRIYVTIEDRPGSVKEVADIIRKHAFHLQSILTSYEGVKEGYRDLVIRAKGAGDFRKLKAELEGTYRNVKIKKG, encoded by the coding sequence ATGTTTGTATCTGACTGGATGACGAAGAAGGTTTACACGATCGGTGTTGATGACAGTATATCCGATGCGATCATGATCATGAAGGAAAAGGGTATCAAGCACCTTCCCGTCCTGAAGGACGATAAACTGAAAGGCATCATCTCGGACGGGGACATAAAGGAATTCAGTCCCTCGAAGGCCACGTCCCTTGATATCTATGAGCTCCATTATCTCCTTGCAGTGACAAAGGTGAAGGAGGCGATGAAGGTGAAGGTCTTTACCACCACTCCCGAGACGCCCGTGGAAGAGGCAGCCATGGTCATGCATGACGAGAACATCGGATGCCTTCCGGTACTCGACCAGGGGAGGCTTGTCGGCATCATCTCGGACAGGGACATATACCGCGTCCTCGTCGACATAACCGGTGTGAGGCACGGCGGCCACAGGATTTATGTTACTATCGAGGACAGGCCAGGGTCGGTGAAAGAGGTGGCTGACATCATCAGAAAACATGCATTCCATCTCCAGAGTATCCTCACATCCTACGAAGGCGTGAAAGAAGGATACCGTGACCTTGTGATCCGGGCCAAGGGAGCAGGCGATTTCAGAAAGCTCAAGGCCGAGCTCGAGGGTACCTATAGAAACGTGAAGATAAAGAAGGGTTGA
- a CDS encoding NAD-dependent malic enzyme, protein MIRMPSPSYGITIRVAIDNRIGMFAKIATSIGLAGGDLGAVDIVRVEKGKVVRDITVNARDEEHEKEIVKAIEETSGVKVISVMDQTFSAHEGGKIEIHNKVHVRDRNDLSKVYTPGVARICRDIGENRDHAYRYTIKGNSVAVVTDGSAVLGLGDIGPEAAMPVMEGKAMIFKEFGDIDAFPIALKTKDTEEIINTVKNIATPFGGINLEDISAPRCFEIEARLRKELDIPVFHDDQHGTAVVVLAALLNVSRLLKKDIKKFRVLILGAGAAGMANALMMSAFGVKDITLCDRAGAIYDGRKNDMNPYKIAIAKKTNPRKVKGGLSEAIKDVNVFVGLASPNTVRPEDIRKMAKDPIIFALANPDPEIAPEDALPLAKILATGRSDYPNQINNMLGYPGIFRGLLDVRARGVNEEVKFAAAKAIAYTVKGDELHEDYIIPSPFDRKVVAAVAQEVAKAARNTGLARK, encoded by the coding sequence ATGATACGCATGCCAAGTCCCAGTTACGGCATAACAATACGGGTTGCCATCGATAACCGCATCGGAATGTTCGCAAAGATCGCAACGTCCATCGGCCTGGCCGGCGGAGACCTCGGTGCTGTCGACATCGTTCGTGTTGAGAAAGGAAAGGTCGTTCGGGATATTACGGTCAATGCGCGGGACGAGGAGCACGAAAAGGAGATCGTAAAGGCTATTGAAGAGACAAGCGGCGTAAAGGTGATCTCGGTCATGGACCAGACCTTCTCCGCACACGAGGGCGGCAAGATCGAGATCCACAACAAGGTCCATGTGAGGGACAGAAATGACCTCTCAAAGGTCTATACACCCGGTGTGGCGAGGATCTGCAGAGACATCGGAGAAAACAGGGACCACGCTTACCGGTATACCATAAAGGGCAATTCGGTGGCGGTGGTTACGGACGGGTCCGCGGTCCTCGGTCTCGGCGATATCGGGCCTGAAGCGGCAATGCCGGTTATGGAAGGCAAGGCGATGATATTCAAGGAGTTCGGCGATATTGATGCTTTCCCGATCGCACTGAAGACGAAGGACACCGAAGAGATCATCAATACGGTCAAGAACATTGCAACACCCTTTGGCGGCATAAACCTTGAGGATATTTCCGCCCCCCGATGCTTTGAGATCGAGGCGAGGCTGAGAAAAGAATTGGACATCCCTGTTTTCCATGATGACCAGCATGGAACGGCGGTCGTCGTACTTGCTGCCCTCCTCAACGTATCGAGGCTTCTCAAGAAGGACATCAAGAAATTCAGGGTCCTTATCCTGGGCGCCGGCGCAGCAGGGATGGCCAACGCACTCATGATGTCGGCCTTTGGAGTAAAGGATATCACCCTTTGCGACAGGGCCGGTGCGATCTATGACGGAAGAAAGAACGATATGAACCCATACAAGATCGCCATCGCGAAGAAGACGAACCCGAGGAAGGTGAAGGGAGGTCTCAGCGAAGCGATAAAGGACGTGAATGTCTTTGTAGGCCTTGCAAGCCCCAATACCGTCAGACCCGAGGACATACGGAAGATGGCGAAGGATCCTATCATATTTGCCCTTGCGAATCCGGATCCAGAGATCGCTCCCGAAGATGCCCTCCCTCTCGCAAAGATCCTTGCGACGGGGAGATCCGACTACCCGAACCAGATAAACAATATGCTCGGTTATCCGGGGATATTCAGGGGGTTGCTCGATGTCCGGGCGCGGGGTGTGAATGAAGAGGTCAAGTTTGCAGCTGCCAAGGCGATCGCCTATACGGTAAAGGGTGACGAGCTCCATGAGGATTATATCATTCCCAGTCCCTTTGACAGAAAAGTGGTTGCTGCCGTTGCCCAGGAGGTAGCCAAGGCAGCGAGGAACACGGGGCTCGCGAGGAAATAG
- a CDS encoding class II fumarate hydratase gives MSDYRIERDSIGEVQVPRSALYGAQTQRAVENFPVSGIRFPRVFIRSLGLVKASAAQVNAEMGLLDHGMSQAIQQAAQEVMEGLWDDHFPLDIFQTGSGTSTNMNANEVVAARANEILTGSRNSKTPVHPNDHVNMGQSSNDVIPTVIHVSACLLVKEELLPAFELLERTIRKKAENYKGVVKTGRTHLMDAMPLTLGQEMSGWAAQVVYAIERIRTTLPGLSELAIGGTAVGTGINAHPDFGSKVCRVLRDKTGIDFVEAANHFEAQSAQDAVVELSGQLKTFATGLMKIANDLRWMNSGPMAGLSEIRLPSLQPGSSIMPGKVNPVIPEAVRMVCAQVMGNDTVISIANAMGDFQLNVMLPVIAHNITQSITILSNVSHLLAEKALEGLEVNEEHIHELIHRNPIIATVLNPIIGYEKAAEVVKKALKERKTVKKAAVEMGYLSEDDAERLLDPEMMTRPGLNDVKE, from the coding sequence ATGAGTGATTACCGTATCGAAAGAGATTCCATCGGCGAAGTCCAGGTTCCTCGGTCTGCCCTCTATGGAGCGCAGACCCAGAGGGCCGTCGAGAACTTTCCTGTGAGCGGTATCCGCTTCCCCCGTGTCTTTATCCGCTCTCTCGGGCTCGTGAAGGCCTCTGCTGCGCAGGTGAATGCCGAAATGGGACTTCTCGATCATGGGATGTCGCAGGCAATTCAGCAGGCTGCCCAGGAGGTAATGGAAGGACTGTGGGATGACCACTTTCCCCTCGACATATTCCAGACAGGCTCAGGCACGTCGACGAATATGAATGCCAACGAAGTTGTCGCTGCGAGGGCAAACGAGATCCTCACAGGATCGAGGAATTCAAAAACTCCTGTCCATCCGAATGACCACGTGAATATGGGGCAGTCTTCGAATGATGTGATACCCACCGTCATCCATGTCTCTGCCTGTCTCCTGGTCAAAGAAGAGCTCCTCCCTGCATTTGAGCTTCTTGAGAGGACCATAAGGAAGAAGGCGGAAAACTACAAAGGCGTCGTCAAGACCGGAAGAACCCATCTCATGGATGCAATGCCCTTGACCCTCGGACAGGAGATGTCGGGATGGGCAGCACAGGTGGTGTATGCCATTGAGAGGATTCGGACTACGTTGCCGGGGCTCTCGGAACTCGCGATAGGGGGAACGGCGGTCGGTACAGGGATAAACGCCCATCCCGATTTTGGCTCGAAGGTGTGCAGGGTGCTGCGGGATAAGACAGGCATTGATTTCGTTGAAGCAGCGAATCACTTCGAAGCCCAGTCAGCCCAGGACGCTGTCGTCGAGTTATCAGGTCAGCTCAAGACATTCGCAACAGGCCTCATGAAGATCGCGAATGACCTGCGGTGGATGAACAGCGGCCCTATGGCGGGGCTATCGGAGATACGACTGCCCTCCCTTCAACCCGGTTCATCCATAATGCCAGGGAAGGTGAACCCGGTGATCCCTGAGGCCGTCAGGATGGTCTGCGCGCAGGTCATGGGGAATGACACCGTCATATCCATAGCCAACGCAATGGGGGATTTCCAGCTGAATGTGATGCTGCCGGTGATAGCCCATAATATAACCCAGTCGATCACGATACTCTCCAACGTGTCCCATCTCCTGGCGGAGAAGGCCCTCGAAGGTCTTGAAGTGAATGAGGAACATATTCACGAACTGATCCACCGAAACCCGATTATTGCGACTGTCCTCAACCCCATCATAGGGTACGAAAAGGCGGCAGAGGTCGTTAAAAAGGCATTGAAAGAGAGGAAGACGGTGAAGAAGGCAGCAGTCGAAATGGGGTATCTCTCAGAGGATGACGCTGAAAGGCTCCTGGACCCCGAGATGATGACGAGACCGGGGCTCAACGATGTAAAGGAATAG
- a CDS encoding succinate dehydrogenase cytochrome b subunit, with protein sequence MTIQFLKSTVGRKLLMAVTGFSMIIFVIIHLLGNSSIFAGPDGINAYAAALHRFGLIVWVFRIIMLTLLSLHLFFGIQLTLENRAAKSKSYVVQESLRATFAGKNMIWTGLLIGAFLVYHLLHFTFQVTNPEIAAIRHLDAAGRQDVFMMVVLSFQKSVISSLYVCGMAALGFHLGHGIQSFFQTLGLNNDRSLSLLEKGGTFAALLLFLGYISIPILIFARIVK encoded by the coding sequence GTGACCATACAATTCCTGAAGAGTACCGTTGGAAGAAAGCTCTTGATGGCTGTCACAGGCTTTTCCATGATCATCTTTGTCATTATCCATCTCCTCGGTAATTCCTCCATCTTTGCCGGTCCCGACGGTATCAACGCCTATGCAGCGGCTCTCCACCGTTTCGGCCTTATCGTCTGGGTATTCCGCATCATCATGCTGACGCTCCTCTCACTCCATCTCTTTTTCGGTATTCAGTTGACCCTCGAAAACCGGGCGGCAAAATCGAAGTCCTATGTTGTTCAGGAGAGCCTCAGAGCGACCTTTGCCGGGAAGAACATGATCTGGACGGGGCTTCTCATAGGGGCATTCCTTGTCTACCATCTTCTCCATTTCACCTTTCAGGTTACAAACCCCGAGATTGCCGCAATCAGGCACCTCGATGCAGCGGGGAGGCAGGACGTCTTTATGATGGTGGTGCTCAGCTTTCAGAAGAGTGTGATCTCGTCACTTTATGTTTGTGGCATGGCGGCCCTCGGTTTCCACCTCGGACATGGCATACAGAGTTTCTTCCAGACACTGGGGTTGAATAACGACAGGAGCCTCTCTCTTCTGGAAAAGGGAGGAACCTTTGCAGCCCTTCTCCTTTTTCTCGGATATATATCGATCCCGATCCTCATCTTTGCACGGATCGTGAAATAG